From Thalassococcus sp. S3, one genomic window encodes:
- a CDS encoding DNA cytosine methyltransferase has product MSEQHSRPIGIDLFAGAGGMSLGFERAGFDVKAAVEIDPVHCAAHKFNFPQTTVIPHSVEALTGADIRKVARIGKATVDCVFGGAPCQGFSLIGQRVLDDPRNGLVRDFVRLVAELDATSFVFENVKGLTLGKHRKFLYELVEAFEVAGYETRTPWKVLNAGHYGVPQSRERLILFGVKKGRTLPNYPAPMTNMAGRPELFPGVPFGPSSAEAIGDLPDADTFATLAKTDAVRTVKYSQASPYAAALRGLTNDAWAYGYVREYDPGVLTSSARTAHTAISKRRFSETEAGKVEPISRFFRLPPEGVSNTLRAGTDGARGAFTSPRPIHYRHARCVTVREMARLHGFPDWFRFHSTKWHGARQIGNAVPPPLAEAIATQVVHALNYVQARPEGTVSLGDPALLYYDMTEAAEHFNVAVPPSRRDRKSGAKKRKQEEIEAIRLGAGAGG; this is encoded by the coding sequence ATGAGCGAGCAGCATTCCCGCCCGATCGGAATCGACCTATTTGCGGGGGCGGGTGGTATGAGTCTCGGCTTTGAGCGTGCCGGTTTCGACGTGAAAGCAGCAGTTGAGATTGATCCGGTTCACTGTGCGGCTCACAAGTTCAATTTTCCCCAAACGACGGTGATTCCGCACTCCGTCGAGGCGCTGACGGGCGCTGATATCCGCAAGGTGGCACGTATCGGCAAAGCGACAGTCGATTGCGTTTTTGGCGGCGCGCCATGCCAGGGTTTCTCGCTGATTGGCCAACGCGTCCTTGACGACCCACGCAACGGGCTCGTGCGTGATTTCGTACGCTTGGTTGCCGAGCTCGACGCAACGTCTTTCGTCTTCGAGAATGTTAAAGGCCTCACACTCGGCAAACACCGCAAGTTTCTTTATGAGCTCGTCGAAGCGTTCGAGGTCGCGGGATACGAAACTCGGACGCCGTGGAAGGTTCTGAACGCTGGGCATTATGGCGTGCCGCAATCGCGCGAGCGTCTAATTCTGTTTGGCGTCAAGAAGGGCCGAACGCTCCCAAACTATCCGGCCCCTATGACCAACATGGCCGGGCGGCCGGAGCTTTTCCCCGGCGTTCCCTTCGGCCCAAGTTCGGCCGAGGCGATCGGCGATCTTCCCGACGCAGATACGTTTGCGACCTTGGCCAAGACCGACGCGGTTCGAACCGTGAAATATAGCCAGGCCTCGCCCTACGCAGCGGCTTTGCGTGGTCTGACGAATGATGCTTGGGCGTACGGCTATGTTCGCGAGTATGATCCCGGTGTACTTACCTCTAGTGCGCGTACCGCGCACACAGCCATCTCTAAGCGGCGGTTTTCCGAGACAGAAGCAGGAAAAGTTGAGCCGATCAGTCGCTTCTTTAGGCTTCCGCCGGAGGGAGTATCGAACACGCTTAGAGCCGGTACCGACGGAGCAAGAGGCGCATTTACGAGCCCGCGCCCGATCCACTACCGGCACGCTCGATGCGTGACCGTACGTGAGATGGCGCGACTTCACGGATTTCCCGACTGGTTCCGTTTTCATTCGACCAAATGGCATGGGGCACGGCAGATCGGAAACGCTGTCCCGCCCCCTCTTGCGGAAGCCATTGCGACCCAAGTTGTCCACGCCCTCAACTATGTTCAAGCTCGACCGGAGGGCACGGTATCGCTCGGCGACCCCGCGTTGCTGTACTACGATATGACTGAGGCGGCCGAGCATTTTAACGTTGCAGTACCGCCAAGTCGCCGTGATCGCAAAAGTGGTGCGAAGAAGCGCAAGCAGGAGGAGATCGAAGCGATCCGCCTCGGGGCAGGTGCCGGTGGCTAA
- a CDS encoding very short patch repair endonuclease gives MDNRTVEERSRIMRSVKQKDTGPEMKVRRLLHAQGYRFRLHRRDLPGSPDVVLPGRRKAIFVHGCFWHAHDCPKGRAPKSKLDYWAPKLAANVERDARKRGELESLGWDVLTVWQCQTGDLDELRERLVSFVENLRDAIDNPARVC, from the coding sequence ATGGATAACCGCACAGTCGAAGAGCGCAGTCGCATCATGCGATCAGTGAAGCAGAAGGACACGGGCCCGGAGATGAAGGTGCGCAGACTTTTGCATGCGCAAGGCTACCGTTTCCGACTTCACCGGAGGGATTTGCCGGGCAGTCCCGATGTTGTTTTGCCCGGGCGACGCAAAGCGATCTTTGTTCACGGCTGCTTCTGGCATGCGCATGATTGCCCAAAAGGTCGTGCACCGAAGTCAAAGCTCGACTACTGGGCGCCGAAGCTTGCTGCGAATGTCGAGCGTGATGCGCGGAAGCGTGGAGAGCTCGAATCGCTCGGGTGGGATGTCCTTACAGTTTGGCAATGTCAGACGGGCGATCTAGACGAACTGCGAGAACGTCTCGTTTCATTTGTGGAAAATTTACGGGATGCGATCGACAATCCTGCTCGCGTCTGCTAA